In Hyphomicrobiaceae bacterium, the following are encoded in one genomic region:
- the pyrF gene encoding orotidine-5'-phosphate decarboxylase, which translates to MTDANRDKLIVALDLPSAEAARALVDRLGSEVSFYKVGLELLFSGGLALAKDLKSSGKRVFLDMKLLDIGNTVERAVATAAQLGVDFLTVHGHDRKTLDAAVKGRGTAPLKLLAVTVLTSLDAGDLAEQGTSMQPAELVLKRARLAHAAGFDGVISSGHEAAAVRAATGPGFLIVTPGIRLPGGAAGDQTRITTPEKALADGANHLVVGRPINAAPDPVQAARSFLEHIAKAV; encoded by the coding sequence ATGACCGATGCAAATCGCGACAAGCTTATCGTTGCACTCGATCTGCCATCGGCGGAGGCGGCGCGCGCGCTCGTCGATCGGCTGGGCTCTGAAGTGTCGTTCTATAAAGTCGGCCTGGAGCTGCTGTTCAGCGGTGGGCTGGCTTTGGCAAAAGATCTCAAGAGCTCGGGCAAGCGCGTCTTCCTGGATATGAAGCTGCTGGACATCGGCAACACCGTTGAGCGCGCGGTGGCGACGGCGGCACAGCTCGGCGTCGATTTTCTCACCGTTCACGGACATGATCGCAAAACGCTGGATGCGGCTGTGAAGGGGCGCGGGACTGCGCCGCTGAAGCTGTTGGCAGTGACGGTGCTGACGAGTCTCGATGCGGGCGATCTTGCCGAACAGGGAACATCGATGCAGCCGGCGGAACTGGTGCTCAAGCGCGCGCGCCTTGCCCACGCGGCTGGTTTCGACGGCGTGATTTCATCCGGTCACGAAGCGGCTGCCGTGCGCGCTGCGACAGGGCCGGGGTTTCTGATCGTCACACCGGGCATTCGGCTTCCTGGGGGCGCTGCGGGAGACCAGACGCGGATTACCACGCCGGAGAAGGCGCTGGCCGATGGCGCCAACCATCTTGTAGTGGGCAGACCGATCAACGCAGCACCCGATCCAGTACAGGCCGCGCGTAGCTTTTTGGAGCATATCGCGAAGGCGGTTTGA
- a CDS encoding NAD(P)H-dependent oxidoreductase: MTSTPRSEPRLLFIAGSSREKSWNKKLAQLGEKIADANGIAGTFADLGDYPMPIYNGDDELRDGPPENARKLKALMNVHSGIFIASPEYNASFSPLLKNAIDWVSHTRDEGEAPLQVYKTRVFALGSASPGGMGGLRGLSQLRLVLEIGLGALVLPDQFAVPRAIDAFDENGHLKNKDSQATFKALIQKLARAAHVLHG, encoded by the coding sequence ATGACATCTACGCCCCGGTCAGAACCGCGTTTACTTTTTATTGCCGGAAGCTCGCGTGAAAAGTCCTGGAACAAGAAGCTTGCTCAGCTTGGCGAGAAGATCGCGGATGCGAATGGAATTGCAGGAACATTTGCGGATCTCGGCGACTATCCCATGCCGATTTATAACGGCGACGATGAGTTGCGGGACGGGCCGCCAGAGAACGCCCGCAAGTTGAAGGCGTTGATGAACGTCCATTCGGGAATCTTCATCGCCAGCCCGGAATACAACGCCTCCTTTTCGCCTTTGCTGAAAAACGCAATCGATTGGGTCAGCCACACGCGCGACGAAGGCGAGGCGCCTCTTCAAGTCTATAAGACGCGAGTATTCGCGCTGGGTAGCGCGTCTCCGGGCGGCATGGGCGGTTTGCGCGGGCTGTCACAGTTGCGGCTGGTCCTGGAGATAGGTCTTGGGGCGCTGGTGCTGCCCGATCAGTTCGCAGTGCCGCGCGCCATCGATGCGTTCGATGAAAACGGGCATTTGAAGAACAAGGACTCGCAAGCAACCTTCAAGGCGCTGATCCAGAAACTCGCGCGTGCGGCGCACGTGCTGCACGGATAA
- a CDS encoding acyltransferase translates to MRYKVLDSWRGIAAIMVAVFHFPAAGHIHQAAVVRHAFLFVDFFFVLSGFVISHSVREDLGSARATGAFLMRRLGRLYPLYAAVLLAFVGLEVAKALASSMFGLSAQTAPFQAGSPSDPGYLTLHILLLQAFHLTDGLSWNWPDWSIAAELWTYGLFALVCWLARRQRGYVLALLAATAFVVIVERSQTGIDLTYDLGFVRCVYGFSIGALCYDIWLRAGERLQRLPATVSEFAVLVIAIGFVVWAGRSGASIVSPFVFAPAVLVFAAQGGQISRALAAPALQRLGQLSYGIYILHAFFVLVFSTGVTLLARSHAPSYWRMETFEGFDQKIFLLPNTLALDGLTLGYLAIVIIAAMLTLKYIEAPARRFANGWAANMFGSPGRASSAP, encoded by the coding sequence TTGCGCTACAAGGTTCTCGACAGTTGGCGCGGTATCGCGGCGATTATGGTCGCCGTGTTCCATTTTCCCGCGGCTGGGCATATTCACCAGGCCGCCGTTGTCCGCCATGCCTTTTTGTTTGTCGATTTCTTCTTCGTGCTGTCGGGGTTCGTTATTTCGCATTCCGTGCGCGAGGATCTTGGGTCTGCACGGGCGACCGGCGCATTCTTGATGCGGCGCCTGGGGCGGCTTTATCCGCTCTATGCAGCAGTTCTCTTGGCCTTCGTCGGGCTTGAGGTGGCCAAAGCTCTAGCCTCTTCAATGTTCGGTCTGAGCGCGCAGACCGCGCCTTTTCAGGCCGGAAGCCCTAGCGATCCAGGGTACCTCACTCTGCATATCCTGCTGTTGCAGGCCTTTCATCTCACGGATGGGTTGTCGTGGAACTGGCCCGATTGGAGCATCGCGGCCGAGCTGTGGACGTATGGATTGTTTGCGCTGGTGTGCTGGCTCGCCCGGCGGCAGCGCGGTTACGTTCTCGCCCTCCTGGCTGCAACGGCGTTCGTCGTTATTGTAGAGCGCTCCCAAACGGGGATCGATCTCACGTACGACTTGGGCTTTGTGCGATGTGTTTATGGATTTTCGATCGGCGCCCTATGCTACGACATCTGGCTGCGCGCAGGTGAACGGTTGCAACGTCTGCCTGCGACGGTATCGGAATTCGCGGTCCTCGTTATAGCGATCGGTTTCGTTGTCTGGGCCGGGCGGAGCGGGGCTTCCATCGTCTCACCTTTTGTCTTCGCGCCCGCCGTGCTCGTATTTGCCGCTCAGGGCGGACAGATTTCGCGCGCGCTTGCTGCTCCCGCGCTTCAACGTCTCGGGCAGCTCTCTTATGGGATTTACATCCTGCACGCCTTCTTCGTGCTGGTATTTTCAACTGGCGTGACCCTGTTGGCGCGCTCTCATGCGCCGAGCTACTGGCGTATGGAAACGTTCGAAGGGTTCGATCAGAAGATCTTTTTGCTGCCCAACACTCTCGCTCTCGACGGCTTGACGTTAGGCTATCTCGCAATCGTGATCATTGCCGCGATGCTCACGCTAAAATATATCGAGGCGCCCGCGCGCAGGTTCGCCAACGGTTGGGCGGCCAACATGTTTGGATCGCCGGGCCGGGCGTCCTCTGCTCCTTGA
- a CDS encoding serine hydrolase domain-containing protein has product MTDLDRVLSRAIAAGASAGVVAAAGSAKGIFYLGAAGKRRIDEDAPMTTDSIFRIFSMTKAIAGVAAAKLVERGQLDLDAPVSEYLPEFADLQVLVGFDGNTPILRAPKRQATVRQLATHTSGLVYEFWNANIKKYLEVMDRPGFLSGTKLGISYPLVFDPGERWDYGVGMDWLGLVIEKASGKRLDAFCRDEIFVPLGMSDTGFECPPEKRSRLVGVHARQEDGSLVPITLDPPSNPEIYGAGFGLYSTARDYMTFLLMLLNEGSYKGAQILKPATVNYILQNHIDELEVVNLVTVNPAVTHDAEFFPGMSKKHSLVTMINMEPTRGMRSAGSHCWAGALNTFFWFDQLNAIAGVVLMQQIPFCDPLCTDVLVDFEKAVYAYMPASV; this is encoded by the coding sequence TCTCGGCGCCGCCGGAAAGCGCCGCATTGATGAAGATGCTCCAATGACGACGGACTCAATCTTCCGCATCTTTTCCATGACCAAAGCCATAGCCGGTGTCGCGGCGGCCAAGCTGGTTGAGCGGGGACAACTGGACCTGGATGCGCCGGTTTCGGAATACCTGCCTGAGTTTGCCGACCTGCAGGTGCTGGTGGGATTTGACGGTAACACGCCGATCCTGCGCGCGCCAAAGAGGCAGGCGACCGTGCGTCAGCTCGCGACCCACACCTCCGGATTGGTTTACGAGTTCTGGAACGCCAACATCAAAAAATATCTGGAGGTGATGGATCGCCCGGGCTTCCTTTCCGGCACCAAATTGGGGATCAGCTATCCGTTGGTTTTCGATCCCGGCGAGCGGTGGGACTATGGCGTCGGCATGGATTGGCTCGGCCTTGTGATCGAGAAGGCCAGCGGAAAGCGCCTGGATGCCTTTTGCCGTGATGAGATTTTCGTGCCCCTCGGAATGAGCGATACGGGATTTGAATGTCCACCCGAAAAGCGTTCGCGGCTGGTGGGCGTCCACGCCCGTCAGGAGGACGGTTCGCTTGTGCCGATCACTCTTGATCCACCTTCCAATCCGGAGATCTACGGCGCGGGTTTCGGTCTTTATTCGACCGCCCGGGACTACATGACGTTCCTGCTCATGCTGCTGAACGAGGGCAGTTACAAGGGTGCGCAGATCCTAAAGCCCGCGACCGTGAATTACATTCTGCAAAATCACATCGATGAGTTAGAGGTCGTCAATCTTGTCACCGTCAACCCGGCGGTGACTCACGATGCAGAGTTCTTTCCCGGCATGAGCAAGAAGCACAGCCTCGTCACCATGATTAACATGGAGCCTACGCGCGGGATGCGCTCGGCGGGCAGTCACTGCTGGGCGGGTGCACTCAACACTTTCTTCTGGTTCGATCAGCTAAACGCCATCGCCGGCGTAGTGTTGATGCAGCAAATTCCGTTCTGCGATCCGCTGTGTACGGACGTCCTTGTCGATTTCGAGAAGGCTGTCTACGCTTATATGCCAGCCTCGGTCTGA